One Streptomyces sp. CNQ-509 DNA window includes the following coding sequences:
- a CDS encoding PP2C family protein-serine/threonine phosphatase: MAAASRLPRAAGPHAPEQPERSPVATLLAQIARLRGSLEAVQRETIAAAGDAQGAELRWQRALCDLAARQLDSLTLQLGQLRAGHPVDADREDGEGPAGEFPAGPLDRPQPRVGSAEWHLLSDIVDWSDDLFDIFGRDPGDGPLSLDELPSWFDPADQPRLTAMVTDCLVDGKPIDGEFRIRRPDGAPRTLHVVGEPVLDAGGATESMWTVVRDVTELRRSRQAVRESESALQRERHFAAAERRIARELHESVLPPWRGAVHLPAGDPAALTVAGHHFPAAADTPVSGVWYDALPLPGGDTFLGVGDVAGRGVPAAAGMTMLLGALRGMALGGADPAALLGRANELLEVSAQPVLVGTVCCRYDPAARTLRWARAAHVSPLLFRDGAGRPLTAPEGVLLGATADTSYAQVSEVLQPGDLLLLHTAALGARSPEPARERLLALAPRLAAAPGAQECLRTVVEEFGGGRRGDDACVLVARVTG, encoded by the coding sequence ATGGCCGCCGCCTCACGACTCCCCCGCGCCGCGGGCCCGCACGCACCCGAGCAGCCGGAACGCAGCCCCGTGGCCACCCTCCTCGCCCAGATCGCCCGGCTGCGCGGCAGCCTGGAGGCGGTGCAGCGGGAGACGATCGCCGCCGCGGGGGACGCCCAGGGGGCCGAGCTGCGCTGGCAGCGCGCGCTGTGCGACCTCGCCGCGCGGCAGCTCGACTCCCTGACGCTCCAGCTCGGGCAGTTGCGCGCCGGTCACCCGGTCGACGCGGACCGCGAGGACGGCGAAGGACCGGCGGGGGAGTTCCCCGCCGGTCCGCTGGACCGTCCGCAGCCCCGGGTGGGCAGCGCGGAGTGGCATCTGCTTTCGGACATCGTCGACTGGTCGGACGACCTCTTCGACATCTTCGGCAGGGACCCCGGCGACGGCCCGCTGTCGCTGGACGAGCTGCCGTCCTGGTTCGACCCCGCCGACCAGCCGCGGCTGACCGCGATGGTCACGGACTGCCTGGTCGACGGCAAGCCGATCGACGGCGAGTTCCGCATCCGCCGCCCGGACGGGGCGCCGCGCACCCTGCACGTCGTCGGCGAGCCCGTCCTGGACGCCGGGGGCGCGACCGAGTCGATGTGGACGGTCGTACGTGACGTCACCGAGCTGCGCCGCAGCCGCCAGGCGGTACGGGAGTCGGAGTCCGCGCTCCAGCGCGAGCGGCACTTCGCGGCGGCCGAGCGGCGCATCGCCCGGGAGCTGCACGAGTCGGTGCTGCCGCCGTGGCGCGGCGCCGTCCACCTGCCGGCCGGTGACCCGGCCGCGTTGACCGTGGCCGGACATCACTTTCCGGCCGCCGCCGACACCCCTGTCAGCGGCGTCTGGTACGACGCGCTGCCGCTGCCCGGCGGCGACACCTTCCTCGGCGTCGGCGACGTCGCCGGCCGCGGCGTCCCGGCCGCAGCCGGGATGACGATGCTCCTCGGCGCCCTGCGCGGCATGGCCCTCGGCGGTGCGGATCCCGCCGCGCTCCTCGGCCGGGCCAACGAGCTGCTGGAGGTGTCGGCGCAGCCGGTGCTCGTCGGCACGGTCTGCTGCCGCTACGACCCGGCGGCGCGCACCCTGCGCTGGGCCCGCGCCGCGCACGTCTCGCCGCTGCTCTTCCGCGACGGCGCGGGCCGTCCCCTGACCGCCCCCGAGGGCGTGCTGCTCGGCGCCACCGCGGACACGTCGTACGCGCAGGTCAGCGAGGTCTTACAGCCCGGCGACCTGCTTCTGCTGCACACCGCGGCCCTCGGCGCCCGCAGCCCGGAGCCGGCCCGCGAGCGGCTGCTCGCGCTCGCCCCCCGGCTCGCCGCCGCACCCGGTGCGCAGGAGTGCCTGCGCACCGTCGTCGAGGAGTTCGGCGGCGGACGCCGCGGGGACGACGCCTGCGTGCTCGTGGCCAGGGTGACGGGCTGA
- a CDS encoding aminoglycoside phosphotransferase family protein, with amino-acid sequence MYAASASVSAPVRTVRPPAPHRTAAGGAPFLDPGRAPAAGARLRQLPATARRPVSGRLDLTGPHGALLRAAVDSVHRVVPDFHPVQVLRRSSRTVLLVGSAGRTTAVAKCLVDRSAARVEKLQQEIAAYRTFVRARPPVRVPRLIAADPESCTLVIERTPGRAAALQRHPLEVPPHADVRATLAALVRIGMWRPPAGAFGAPLDYGAQLGRFHELGLLTDRDMGDLQTLLHGIGPGHLQFCHGDALLSNVLLSPAGPVLVDWEQAGWYLPGYDLATLWAVLGEGSPARRQISQLAQAGGTVHRDGFLVNLMLVLVREVRTYEAAVQRAMRDPAPPGGVHSGMSAGEEHRLLLRRLHDDVQMARRAVRAAVGTR; translated from the coding sequence ATGTACGCAGCATCGGCATCCGTGTCCGCACCCGTCCGTACGGTACGCCCCCCGGCCCCGCACCGGACCGCGGCCGGCGGCGCGCCGTTCCTCGACCCGGGCCGCGCGCCGGCCGCCGGCGCACGTCTGCGACAGCTTCCCGCCACCGCACGCCGTCCCGTCAGCGGCCGGCTCGACCTGACCGGCCCGCACGGCGCGCTCCTGCGCGCCGCCGTCGACTCCGTGCACCGCGTCGTCCCCGACTTCCACCCCGTGCAGGTGCTGCGCCGCAGCAGCCGCACGGTGCTGCTGGTCGGCTCCGCCGGACGGACCACGGCGGTGGCGAAGTGCCTGGTCGACCGGTCGGCCGCGCGGGTGGAGAAGCTGCAGCAGGAAATAGCCGCCTACCGTACGTTCGTCCGGGCCCGGCCGCCCGTGCGGGTGCCGCGGCTCATCGCCGCCGACCCGGAGAGCTGCACGCTCGTCATCGAGCGCACCCCCGGCCGCGCCGCCGCCCTCCAGCGGCATCCGCTGGAGGTCCCGCCGCACGCCGACGTGCGCGCAACGCTCGCCGCGCTGGTACGGATCGGGATGTGGCGGCCCCCCGCCGGGGCGTTCGGTGCGCCGCTGGACTACGGCGCGCAGCTCGGCCGGTTCCACGAGCTGGGCCTGCTGACCGACCGCGACATGGGCGACCTGCAGACGCTGCTGCACGGCATCGGCCCGGGGCACCTGCAGTTCTGCCACGGCGACGCCCTGCTGTCGAACGTGCTGCTGTCGCCCGCGGGCCCGGTGCTCGTGGACTGGGAGCAGGCCGGCTGGTACCTCCCGGGTTACGACCTGGCGACGCTCTGGGCCGTGCTGGGCGAGGGCTCGCCCGCGCGCAGGCAGATCAGCCAGCTCGCCCAGGCAGGCGGAACGGTTCACCGGGACGGGTTCCTGGTCAACCTGATGCTGGTGCTGGTACGGGAGGTCCGTACGTACGAGGCCGCCGTGCAGCGCGCGATGAGGGACCCGGCGCCGCCGGGCGGCGTGCACAGCGGGATGAGCGCCGGGGAGGAGCACCGGCTGCTGCTGCGCCGGCTCCACGACGACGTGCAGATGGCGCGCCGCGCGGTGCGGGCGGCGGTCGGAACACGGTGA
- a CDS encoding glycoside hydrolase N-terminal domain-containing protein, translating to MTEGISRRTTVKSAIGAAGAIAMGPAVFSGEAFASESVDSSDELSLWYDKPAADWERESLPLGNGALGVGVFGTLASEQLTLNEKTLWTGGPGSPGYDFGNWTEPRPGALEAVQDRIDAEGRLSPETVAAELGQPKHGFGAYQVLGHLRLDLPAAPGAPDASYRRGLDLRRAVATVAYEHEGARHLREFFVSYPDGVAVARLSADRPGRVAFTLRYTSPRNDYTATASGDRLTIRGALQDNGLVFETQIRLVAEGGKVTAGDGTLTVTGADAAWFVLAAGTDYADTYPDYRAADPHERVMLAVDRAARSPYTKLVQRHVADHGELFDRVALDVGGQAPDVPTNALLAGYGSGSAADRALEALFFQYGRYLLIASSRPGSTPANLQGVWNNVTNPPWSADYHVNINLQMNYWPAEVTNLAETTVPYDEFVEALRAPGRVSAKELFGTDGWVVHNETNPYGFTGVHNWATAFWFPEAAAWLTQQMYEHYRFDGSTDYLRNTAYPVMKEAARFWLANLRTDPRDGKLVVTPSYSPEQGDFTAGASMSQQIVYDLLTSTLEAARTLGDDRAFRGRLERALRDLDPGLRIGSWGQLQEWKADLDDQNNDHRHVSHLFALHPGRQIEVGSEWAEAAKVSLTARGDGGTGWSKAWKINFWARLTDGDHAHKMLSEQLKSSTLPNLWDTHPPFQIDGNFGATSGIAEMLLQSQHGPIEVLPALPGAWPSGSVRGLRARGGATLDITWDEGRATRIVLHASRTRRLTLRSDLLPGGEEIVNARAGRSYTFG from the coding sequence ATGACCGAGGGGATCTCACGAAGAACCACTGTCAAGTCCGCTATCGGCGCCGCAGGCGCGATAGCCATGGGACCGGCCGTCTTCTCCGGGGAGGCGTTCGCTTCCGAGTCCGTTGATTCCTCCGATGAATTGAGCCTCTGGTACGACAAGCCCGCCGCCGACTGGGAGCGCGAATCGCTGCCGCTGGGCAACGGGGCCCTGGGCGTCGGCGTGTTCGGCACGCTCGCCTCCGAGCAACTCACCCTCAACGAGAAGACGCTGTGGACCGGCGGCCCCGGCTCCCCCGGCTACGACTTCGGCAACTGGACCGAACCGCGCCCGGGCGCGCTGGAGGCGGTGCAGGACCGGATCGACGCCGAGGGGCGGCTCAGCCCCGAGACCGTCGCCGCGGAGCTGGGCCAGCCCAAGCACGGCTTCGGTGCGTACCAGGTGCTCGGCCACCTCCGGCTCGACCTGCCCGCCGCCCCCGGCGCCCCGGACGCCTCCTACCGCCGCGGGCTCGACCTGCGGCGGGCGGTGGCCACCGTCGCGTACGAGCACGAGGGCGCCCGGCACCTGCGGGAGTTCTTCGTCTCGTACCCGGACGGGGTGGCCGTGGCCCGGCTGAGCGCGGACCGCCCCGGGCGGGTGGCGTTCACCCTGCGCTACACCTCGCCGCGCAACGACTACACCGCCACCGCGAGCGGCGACCGGCTGACGATCCGCGGCGCACTGCAGGACAACGGGCTGGTCTTCGAGACGCAGATCCGTCTGGTCGCCGAGGGCGGCAAGGTCACGGCCGGGGACGGCACGCTGACCGTGACCGGCGCCGACGCGGCCTGGTTCGTGCTGGCCGCCGGGACCGACTACGCCGACACCTACCCCGACTACCGCGCCGCCGACCCGCACGAGCGGGTCATGCTCGCCGTCGACCGGGCGGCACGCTCCCCGTACACCAAGCTGGTGCAGCGCCATGTCGCCGACCACGGCGAGCTGTTCGACCGCGTCGCGCTCGACGTCGGCGGGCAGGCGCCGGACGTACCGACGAACGCACTGCTGGCGGGGTACGGCAGCGGTTCTGCGGCCGACCGGGCGCTGGAGGCGCTCTTCTTCCAGTACGGGCGCTACCTGCTCATCGCCTCCTCGCGGCCCGGGTCGACGCCGGCGAATCTGCAGGGCGTGTGGAACAACGTCACCAACCCGCCGTGGAGCGCCGACTACCACGTCAACATCAACCTCCAGATGAACTACTGGCCCGCCGAGGTCACCAACCTCGCCGAGACCACCGTCCCGTACGACGAGTTCGTGGAAGCCCTGCGCGCCCCCGGCCGGGTCAGCGCGAAGGAACTGTTCGGCACCGACGGGTGGGTGGTGCACAACGAGACCAACCCGTACGGCTTCACCGGCGTGCACAACTGGGCCACCGCCTTCTGGTTCCCGGAGGCCGCCGCCTGGCTGACGCAGCAGATGTACGAGCACTACCGCTTCGACGGCTCGACGGACTACCTGCGGAACACCGCGTACCCGGTGATGAAGGAAGCGGCCCGGTTCTGGCTCGCGAACCTGCGCACCGACCCGCGCGACGGCAAGCTGGTGGTCACCCCCAGCTACTCGCCCGAGCAGGGTGACTTCACCGCCGGGGCGTCGATGTCGCAGCAGATCGTGTACGACCTGCTCACCTCCACGCTCGAAGCCGCCCGTACGCTGGGCGACGACCGGGCGTTCCGCGGGCGGCTGGAGCGGGCGCTGCGGGACCTGGACCCGGGGCTGCGGATCGGGTCCTGGGGGCAGTTGCAGGAGTGGAAGGCGGACCTGGACGACCAGAACAACGACCACCGGCACGTCTCCCACCTCTTCGCCCTGCACCCCGGGCGGCAGATCGAGGTGGGGAGCGAGTGGGCGGAGGCGGCGAAGGTGTCGCTCACCGCGCGCGGTGACGGCGGTACGGGCTGGAGCAAAGCCTGGAAGATCAACTTCTGGGCCCGGCTGACGGACGGCGACCACGCGCACAAGATGCTCAGCGAACAGCTCAAGTCGTCCACCCTGCCGAACCTGTGGGACACCCACCCGCCGTTCCAGATCGACGGCAACTTCGGCGCCACGTCAGGCATCGCGGAGATGCTGCTGCAGAGCCAGCACGGCCCGATCGAGGTGCTGCCCGCCCTTCCGGGCGCCTGGCCCTCGGGTTCCGTACGCGGGCTGCGCGCCCGCGGCGGCGCCACGCTCGACATCACGTGGGACGAAGGCCGGGCGACCCGCATCGTGCTGCACGCGAGCCGCACGCGCCGGCTCACCCTCCGCAGCGACCTGCTCCCCGGCGGGGAGGAGATCGTCAACGCGCGCGCGGGGCGCAGCTACACGTTCGGCTGA
- a CDS encoding maleylpyruvate isomerase family mycothiol-dependent enzyme, producing MAEAGGLLRGPEVWAYVLDGHERLRISLAELTEGRERESSRLPGWTRAHVLSHIEGICRAQTRQARYALKGELIEVYDGGRPARDAGIEAGAVRSAAELTAAVTATLAEAEAVWGSVGDADWDRPVRYRDGDLLGALYCWWRELEVHTADAKLETCSAAWPRELCLHLFDFLAPRVPAGLTLVESDGPVRHTFGARGAGGGDDSAGRAPVVRGRLTDLASWLAGREPHHRLDGRLPDLGPWP from the coding sequence ATGGCGGAAGCCGGGGGCTTGCTGCGGGGACCGGAGGTGTGGGCGTACGTGCTGGACGGGCACGAACGGCTGCGCATCTCGCTGGCAGAGCTCACCGAGGGAAGGGAGCGCGAATCGTCCAGACTGCCGGGCTGGACGCGCGCGCACGTGCTGTCGCATATCGAAGGCATCTGCCGGGCGCAGACGCGCCAGGCGCGGTACGCCCTGAAGGGCGAGCTGATCGAGGTGTACGACGGCGGGCGGCCGGCCCGCGACGCGGGCATCGAGGCCGGTGCGGTACGGAGCGCCGCGGAGTTGACCGCGGCGGTCACGGCCACCCTGGCGGAGGCGGAGGCCGTCTGGGGGTCGGTGGGAGACGCGGACTGGGACCGCCCGGTGCGCTATCGCGACGGCGACCTGCTGGGCGCCCTGTACTGCTGGTGGCGCGAGCTGGAGGTGCACACCGCGGACGCGAAACTGGAGACCTGCTCGGCGGCCTGGCCGCGCGAGTTGTGCCTGCACCTCTTCGACTTCCTCGCGCCGCGCGTGCCCGCGGGGCTGACGCTGGTCGAATCGGACGGCCCCGTACGGCACACGTTCGGCGCCCGAGGCGCCGGCGGCGGTGACGACTCGGCCGGTCGCGCCCCGGTGGTGAGGGGCCGGCTCACGGACCTCGCCTCGTGGCTCGCGGGCCGCGAGCCACACCATCGGCTCGACGGCCGGCTGCCCGACCTGGGGCCCTGGCCGTGA
- a CDS encoding leucine-rich repeat domain-containing protein, translating into MNLWRAGLSAVPPQVWQETDAEVLVLAENALTHVPDDIAALTRLHTLDLGHNALVAVPEAIGELTALSGCLYLHHNHLTVLPAALGRLHALGYLNVGSNPLRALPEEVGDMAGLVELRAQECGTSGLAFLPESIGRLSALRELWLRGNALGSLPDSVADLGELRELELRENALPEVPEVLAELPMLRRLDLRANKIRDIPPWVAHMPALEKLDLRWNEVAGTEAPLVALRERGCVVLV; encoded by the coding sequence GTGAACCTGTGGCGGGCCGGCCTCAGCGCCGTACCGCCGCAGGTGTGGCAGGAGACGGACGCCGAAGTGCTCGTCCTGGCCGAGAACGCGCTGACGCACGTCCCGGACGACATCGCCGCCCTGACCCGGCTGCACACCCTGGACCTCGGGCACAACGCACTCGTCGCGGTGCCCGAGGCCATCGGGGAGCTGACGGCCCTCAGCGGCTGTCTGTACCTGCACCACAACCACCTGACCGTGCTCCCCGCCGCGCTCGGCCGGCTCCACGCGCTCGGTTACCTGAACGTCGGCTCGAACCCGCTGCGTGCCCTGCCCGAGGAGGTGGGCGACATGGCGGGGCTGGTGGAGCTGCGCGCGCAGGAGTGCGGGACGAGCGGGCTGGCCTTCCTGCCGGAGTCGATCGGGCGGCTGAGCGCCCTGCGCGAGCTGTGGCTGCGCGGCAACGCGCTCGGTTCGCTGCCCGACTCGGTGGCGGACCTCGGCGAGCTGCGCGAGCTGGAGTTGCGCGAGAACGCGCTGCCGGAGGTGCCCGAGGTGCTGGCGGAGCTGCCGATGCTGCGCCGCCTGGACCTACGGGCCAACAAGATCCGCGACATCCCGCCGTGGGTGGCGCACATGCCCGCGCTGGAGAAGCTGGATCTGCGCTGGAACGAGGTCGCAGGCACCGAAGCCCCGCTCGTGGCGCTGCGCGAGCGGGGCTGCGTCGTGCTGGTGTGA
- a CDS encoding DUF397 domain-containing protein yields the protein MANSTTQQPAAGSGKPQLDLTGATWQSSSQGVGDVEIAFVEGYIAMRDGRNPEGPALIFTPGEWRAFVLGARDGEFDLT from the coding sequence GTGGCCAACAGCACCACTCAGCAGCCGGCGGCGGGCAGCGGGAAACCGCAGCTCGATCTCACAGGCGCCACGTGGCAGTCGAGCAGCCAGGGGGTGGGGGACGTCGAGATCGCGTTCGTGGAGGGATACATCGCCATGCGCGACGGGCGGAACCCGGAAGGGCCGGCGCTGATCTTCACCCCGGGGGAGTGGCGCGCCTTCGTCCTCGGCGCCCGTGACGGCGAGTTCGACCTGACCTGA
- a CDS encoding endonuclease/exonuclease/phosphatase family protein — translation MIRVMTWNLWWRFGPWQERSKAILETLRDERPDVVGLQEVWGRGADNQAGWLANELGMHWAWAPSPEPGRWQRRIDDPTVEVGNAVLSRWPITEQDTAVLPAGEEEPDGQQALYARVAAPGGVTVPFFTTHLISYPHASATRTAQVSALARFVHERRGDGDFPPVVTGDFNAEPDSDEMRLLCGTKTAPAVRGQVLLDAWRYAHPTAVGATWDLANPYAARTLEWHTRIDYVLVGPPGPVGEGHVRDVRRAGDGPVDGVWPSDHCAVVADLATEAGGPAG, via the coding sequence ATGATCCGCGTCATGACCTGGAATCTCTGGTGGCGCTTCGGGCCGTGGCAGGAGCGGAGCAAGGCCATCCTCGAGACCCTCCGCGACGAACGCCCCGACGTCGTCGGGCTGCAGGAGGTCTGGGGCCGGGGCGCCGACAACCAGGCGGGATGGCTCGCCAACGAGCTGGGCATGCACTGGGCCTGGGCGCCGTCACCCGAACCGGGCCGCTGGCAGCGGCGTATCGACGATCCCACGGTCGAGGTCGGCAACGCCGTGCTCTCCCGCTGGCCGATCACCGAGCAGGACACCGCCGTGCTGCCCGCGGGCGAGGAGGAGCCGGACGGGCAGCAGGCGCTGTACGCGCGCGTGGCCGCGCCCGGGGGCGTGACGGTGCCGTTCTTCACCACCCACCTGATCTCCTATCCGCACGCCTCCGCCACCCGCACGGCGCAGGTGTCGGCGCTGGCCAGGTTCGTGCACGAGCGGCGCGGGGACGGCGACTTCCCGCCGGTGGTGACCGGCGACTTCAACGCCGAGCCCGACTCCGACGAGATGCGGCTGCTCTGCGGCACGAAGACCGCGCCCGCCGTCCGGGGGCAGGTCCTCCTCGATGCCTGGCGCTACGCCCATCCGACCGCGGTCGGCGCGACCTGGGACCTCGCCAACCCGTACGCGGCGCGGACCCTGGAGTGGCACACGCGGATCGACTACGTGCTCGTCGGGCCGCCGGGACCGGTGGGGGAGGGGCACGTACGGGACGTGCGGCGGGCGGGGGACGGGCCCGTCGACGGGGTGTGGCCCTCGGACCACTGCGCGGTCGTCGCGGACCTTGCCACCGAGGCCGGAGGACCCGCCGGCTGA
- a CDS encoding phosphotransferase: protein MELIGRGRDADVYALVEDRVLRRYRAGGPRKAAAEARLMTYLGERGFPVPHVYDANATDLVMERLEGPTMAAALRRRPWRCAAYGRMLARLHDRLHTVPAPEFLPPSAASGSGDRVLHLDLHPENVVLTARGPHVIDWCNAAAGEPACDVAMTVCVLRGVDLGPGASLAVRILLRALLRTTATDPTPGYAQALPARLSDPNLTPAEADRLRRALG from the coding sequence ATGGAGCTGATCGGGCGGGGACGAGACGCGGACGTGTACGCGCTGGTCGAGGACCGCGTGCTGAGGCGCTACCGCGCGGGCGGTCCGCGCAAGGCGGCCGCGGAGGCCCGGCTGATGACGTACCTCGGCGAGCGGGGCTTCCCCGTGCCGCACGTGTACGACGCGAACGCCACGGACCTCGTGATGGAACGCCTCGAAGGCCCGACCATGGCCGCCGCACTGCGCCGCCGCCCCTGGCGCTGCGCCGCCTACGGCCGGATGCTCGCCCGGCTCCACGACCGGCTGCACACCGTGCCCGCCCCGGAGTTCCTGCCGCCCTCCGCCGCGTCCGGGAGCGGCGACCGGGTGCTCCACCTCGATCTGCACCCGGAGAACGTGGTCCTCACCGCGCGCGGCCCGCACGTCATCGACTGGTGCAACGCGGCCGCGGGCGAGCCGGCGTGCGACGTGGCGATGACGGTGTGCGTCCTGCGCGGCGTGGATCTCGGCCCCGGTGCATCCCTGGCCGTACGCATCCTCCTCCGGGCCCTGCTCCGCACCACCGCCACCGACCCCACCCCGGGCTACGCCCAGGCGCTCCCTGCCCGCCTCTCCGACCCCAACCTCACCCCGGCCGAGGCCGACCGCCTGCGACGGGCGCTGGGCTGA
- a CDS encoding HAD family hydrolase, producing the protein MTQEVLVLVAAVVVAGDEVDRPEPAPDGLSLAERRLGVQAEAIAYVGDAEVDLGSGDERSRPPPRPPVTCGFVHASHLGVPGDS; encoded by the coding sequence ATGACACAGGAGGTACTGGTGCTCGTTGCCGCCGTGGTCGTCGCCGGCGATGAGGTAGACCGGCCCGAGCCCGCGCCGGACGGGCTGTCGCTGGCCGAGCGGCGGCTCGGAGTTCAGGCCGAGGCGATCGCATACGTAGGCGACGCCGAAGTAGACCTCGGCTCCGGCGATGAGCGGTCTCGCCCTCCTCCTCGCCCTCCGGTGACGTGCGGGTTCGTACACGCAAGCCACCTGGGGGTACCCGGTGATTCGTAG